Proteins encoded together in one Solanum lycopersicum chromosome 7, SLM_r2.1 window:
- the LOC101249280 gene encoding receptor kinase-like protein Xa21: MLKYLQVGFNSLNGVLPNSIGNLSSTIENFEIGDSHINGLIPTSIGNMSGLTTFEENNFSGSIPSEIGSIKQLQGLSLFNNKFEGHIPEAVCHLSKLVQLFLDGNELSGLIPEYLGNLSMLQHFYLGSNKLSSTFPLRLCNMSGLLYLDVSENSIEGQVPSDIGGLKAIVELHLSNNHFSGMIPSQLGDLQNLKSLDLSNNSFSGSIPLSFANFISLEFLNLSLNALSGTIPISLEKLSSLRSINVSFNGLEGVIPSGGVFSNSTLQSFLGNKGLCGMHILEIPACAITTGKTIKA, encoded by the coding sequence ATGTTGAAATATTTACAAGTGGGTTTCAATTCATTGAATGGCGTTCTTCCCAATTCAATTGGGAATCTGTCATCTACTATTGAAAACTTTGAAATAGGAGATTCGCACATCAATGGTCTCATCCCCACAAGTATAGGCAACATGAGTGGACTTACAACCTTTGAAGAAAACAACTTTAGTGGGAGTATTCCTTCGGAGATTGGTTCAATTAAACAACTCCAAGGGCTATctctatttaataataaattcgAGGGACATATTCCAGAGGCGGTATGCCATTTATCTAAGTTGGTTCAATTATTTCTTGATGGTAATGAGCTCTCTGGATTAATTCCAGAATACTTAGGAAATCTTAGCATGCTACAACATTTTTATTTAGGTTCTAATAAATTATCATCAACATTTCCGTTGAGACTTTGCAATATGAGTGGTCTTCTCTATCTAGACGTGTCAGAGAATTCAATCGAGGGACAAGTTCCATCAGATATTGGAGGACTGAAAGCCATTGTAGAACTTCATCTTTCCAATAACCACTTTTCAGGCATGATACCAAGCCAATTAGGGGATCTCCAAAACTTGAAGTCTCTTGACTTGTCGAACAATTCATTTTCAGGCTCAATTCCATTATCCTTTGCCAACTTTATAAGCTTGGAATTCTTGAATTTGTCTTTAAATGCATTGTCAGGTACTATTCCTATATCTTTGGAAAAACTTTCATCCCTTAGGAGCATTAATGTTTCATTTAATGGTTTAGAAGGTGTAATACCCAGTGGTGGTGTGTTTTCAAATTCCACTCTTCAATCATTTCTCGGAAACAAAGGTCTATGTGGAATGCACATATTGGAGATTCCTGCTTGTGCTATCACTACCGGGAAAACAATCAAAGCTTAA